A stretch of the Theileria equi strain WA chromosome 1, complete sequence genome encodes the following:
- a CDS encoding signal peptide-containing protein (encoded by transcript BEWA_025490A), whose product MTLFALLYILSIVRICQCGDDEKVVEAQPPSSPAPGDTVPEILLDVGNVDPSLYISNCCNDDGNDITFVVPRDGVLVNKVVCGETIIWSPGEGENFEYAKLYLKDGEPMVILIAKVRGNLALGRSYVRNGDVWECCTDTSQEKIHDLRVPMERTRSFIINLEEDKDTEECRIFDTKLLGIQMRLFFANPGFLATEVRDNGTPIWKAEDEEDKICLSCNLYYENSAPSLLLVVTKVEEKEDYSYFHMQNGEWKEVTAQEFYAKREGLMPFTPVTKEKEVEEHTPQRSWWTACLEMFIGTAHTTTPASLPAERDSKVEMTEMPTVPVYPKPEERQESSEDTSAKDKPM is encoded by the coding sequence ATGACGTTATTCGCTTTACTATACATACTGTCTATAGTTCGTATATGCCAGTGCGGAGAcgatgaaaaggttgtaGAAGCACAGCCTCCATCTTCACCCGCCCCCGGAGATACAGTACCCGAAATTCTTTTGGATGTAGGAAATGTAGACCCTTCTCTCTATATTTCAAATTGCTGCAACGATGACGGAAATGACATCACATTTGTGGTCCCTCGAGATGGTGTATTGGTGAATAAAGTCGTTTGCGGAGAGACCATTATTTGGTCCCCAGGAGAGGGAGAAAACTTTGAATATGCCAAGCTATACCTCAAGGACGGAGAACCTATGGTTATTCTTATAGCAAAGGTCAGAGGGAATTTAGCATTAGGCAGATCGTATGTAAGGAATGGAGATGTTTGGGAATGCTGTACTGATACATCTCAGGAGAAAATCCATGACCTAAGGGTTCCCATGGAACGTACTAGAtcctttattataaatctTGAGGAGGATAAGGATACTGAAGAATGCAGAATATTCGATACAAAGCTACTTGGAATACAAATGAGACTGTTCTTTGCAAATCCTGGGTTCCTTGCCACGGAAGTAAGGGATAACGGAACACCAATTTGGAAggctgaagatgaagaagataaaatATGTCTATCTTGTAACTTGTACTACGAAAACAGCGCACCATCACTATTGCTTGTTGTTACAAAGGtagaagaaaaggaggatTATAGCTATTTCCATATGCAAAATGGAGAGTGGAAAGAGGTAACCGCTCAAGAATTTTATGCCAAGAGAGAAGGGCTCATGCCTTTTACCCCCGTGACCAAAGAGAAGGAAGTAGAAGAGCATACTCCACAGAGATCCTGGTGGACTGCATGTTTGGAAATGTTCATTGGCACAGCCCATACAACAACTCCTGCTAGTCTACCAGCAGAGAGAGACTCGAAAGTTGAAATGACAGAAATGCCAACTGTTCCAGTGTATCCCAAACCAGAGGAGCGTCAAGAAAGCTCTGAGGATACCAGTGCTAAAGATAAACCGATGTAA
- a CDS encoding signal peptide-containing protein (encoded by transcript BEWA_025500A), with protein MKVLAALWAVSLVRLCHCGELGKVDSSLFNVLCSVEDHVKVLKLTPKKGTKVTELTYGDEIVWEDKKKTCLSAILYFDDEKPTLAVLETRNKNNKQGTVYKHLDGSKWQNDKEDDHKKKLGALKEDYKPIGKPEENPPVSSAPLEQDTLNISRVDQSNLEYFEYYYDDNLIQFIAPKKGVIVRKLVNDTLWTPEKEEKFEYSKLYLDGNRKLGLILITSNFSSDIKYRYFIKSEIKWECARDYTEKMKSLKVVPAGKTDMSIDLAKVEETDECRVVNVELLKVHTRYYIPKLGYLVKEVTNGEDAIWTATGEERCTSCAIYSKNDVHLLALFIKSGNNSDNKYFEKVDGKWSFISKDFFFKKYDEMKSAWHAVGS; from the coding sequence ATGAAGGTTCTAGCAGCACTTTGGGCAGTGTCTCTTGTGAGACTATGTCACTGTGGAGAGCTCGGTAAGGTAGATTCTAGCCTATTTAATGTCCTGTGCTCTGTTGAGGACCATGTTAAGGTTCTCAAGCTTACACCCAAGAAGGGTACTAAGGTTACTGAGCTTACctatggagatgaaatAGTTTGGGAAGATAAGAAGAAAACATGTCTTTCAGCTATCTTGTACTTTGATGATGAGAAACCTACTCTTGCTGTTTTAGAAACAAGGaataagaataataagCAGGGGACAGTCTACAAGCACCTTGATGGTAGTAAGTGGCagaatgataaagaagatgacCATAAGAAGAAGCTTGGGGCATTGAAGGAAGATTATAAGCCTATTGGTAAGCCTGAAGAAAATCCACCTGTTTCCTCTGCTCCTTTGGAACAAGATACCCTGAATATTTCTAGAGTAGATCAATCAAACCTCGAATATTTCGAGTATTACTATGATGATAATCTAATTCAATTCATTGCTCCCAAGAAGGGTGTTATTGTTAGAAAGTTGGTGAATGATACTCTATGGACTcctgaaaaggaagaaaagttcGAGTACTCCAAGCTATATCTTGATGGGAACAGAAAACTTGGACTTATCCTTATTACAAGCAACTTTTCTTcagatataaaatacagaTACTTCATCAAGAGTGAAATAAAATGGGAATGTGCAAGAGACTATACTGAAAAAATGAAGTCTCTAAAGGTCGTTCCAGCTGGCAAGACTGATATGTCTATTGACTTAGCCAAGGTGGAGGAGACAGATGAATGCAGAGTAGTTAATGTTGAACTTCTGAAGGTGCATACACGTTATTATATACCAAAGCTAGGGTACCTTGTCAAGGAAGTAACAAATGGTGAAGATGCCATCTGGACTGCCActggagaagagagatgTACATCTTGTGCTATATATTCCAAGAATGATGTCCATCTACTCGCTCTTTTTATAAAGAGTGGGAACAATTCTGATAataaatactttgaaaaggtcgATGGAAAGTGGAGTTTCATATCCAAGGATTTTTTCTTCAAGAAGTATGATGAGATGAAAAGTGCCTGGCATGCAGTAGGTAGTTAA
- a CDS encoding hypothetical protein (encoded by transcript BEWA_025510A) encodes MASKRVIINLSQNKKVNGDTNNTATYYDSATRRKIKVTKSNYPLGSDFLKYTHVDSVSNGGQFTLKEVLDDSGKKINTSGLKGVEKVTSVSAYYWKHEVGPDKKPGNVLIVEVVKKGHPKNETKYYTKSSGTPKWYPINGRSKPQQLDDNTLREKLDDLNCKRNNAVTIDLTNTHAKPGHSYCCYKHVSEKRVSVTSNKVSCSTHNGSAPFFKHEFTSGSGVQLAAIKYYGVNTPRKRIAVTDLKLPTKQSVKVAVYAFYSSDYVPVFIYVDSTGTKSNVTGWFQKGNGNSNGNEEWTQVKGLNNITPGDLGKIDCKDNGNFKELVTELTKLGCDKLEECTQKPKAAVLQPSDPPPVSAPLKSHVVSNSEVAEPAQTQHQEESETADSRETTAVDQPLALQVQVHDAFPWGIENILGAFVGVFTASCITTFASWKLYKAYQNYSDPWVRQI; translated from the coding sequence ATGGCTAGTAAAAGAGTAATCATTAATCTATCACAAAACAAAAAGGtaaatggagatactaaTAATACTGCTACTTATTATGATTCTGCCACTCGTAGGAAAATTAAAGTCACAAAATCTAATTACCCTCTTGGATCTGATTTCCTCAAGTACACTCACGTGGACAGCGTTTCTAATGGAGGACAATTCACACTAAAGGAAGTACTAGATGATAGTGGTAAAAAAATAAATACTTCTGGACTTAAAGGTGTAGAAAAGGTAACCTCCGTttctgcttattactggaagcaCGAAGTGGGTCCTGACAAGAAACCTGGGAATGTTCTCATAGTTGAAGTGGTAAAGAAGGGCCATCCTAAGAATGAAACTAAGTATTATACCAAGAGCAGTGGCACTCCTAAATGGTATCCAATCAACGGAAGGTCAAAACCTCAACAACTAGATGATAATACCCTCAGGGAGAAACTTGACGACCTTAACTGCAAACGTAACAACGCAGTTACCATAGATCTTACCAATACTCATGCTAAGCCTGGACACTCGTACTGCTGTTACAAGCACGTTAGTGAAAAGAGGGTTTCCGTTACTAGCAATAAAGTTTCCTGTTCGACACATAATGGCTCTGCTCCATTCTTCAAACATGAATTTACTTCTGGTAGTGGAGTTCAATTAGCAGCTATCAAGTATTATGGTGTTAATACTCCCAGGAAGAGAATAGCCGTTACTGACCTTAAATTGCCTACCAAACAATCAGTAAAAGTCGCAGTTTATGCATTTTACTCGTCGGATTATGTTCCAGTTTTCATATATGTAGATTCAACTGGGACAAAGTCTAATGTTACCGGTTGGTTCCAGAAAGGTAATGGTAATAGTAATGGCAATGAAGAGTGGACACAAGTAAAGGGTCTCAATAACATAACACCAGGAGATTTAGGGAAGATTGACTGTAAGGATAATGGCAACTTTAAAGAACTTGTGACGGAACTAACCAAACTTGGATGTGACAAATTGGAAGAATGTACTCAAAAGCCTAAAGCTGCTGTTCTTCAACCTTCTGATCCTCCTCCTGTTTCTGCTCCTCTTAAATCTCATGTTGTTAGTAATAGTGAAGTTGCTGAACCTGCCCAAACTCAACAtcaagaagaatctgaaactGCTGATAGTAGAGAAACTACTGCTGTTGATCAGCCTCTTGCTCTTCAAGTTCAAGTTCATGACGCTTTTCCTTGGGGTATAGAGAATATTCTTGGAGCTTTTGTCGGCGTTTTTACAGCTTCCTGTATAACTACTTTTGCATcatggaaactttataagGCCTACCAAAATTACTCTGACCCTTGGGTTCGGCAGATCTGA